One bacterium DNA window includes the following coding sequences:
- a CDS encoding efflux RND transporter periplasmic adaptor subunit, with amino-acid sequence MNTQTWFKCLLTVPLLLTSSCTFKTDKPDGSGTIECTQIRLAPEVAGRITSLLINEGTTVTNGQIIATIDPLTYKFRYDEARAALAQGQAQRDLMLAGSRDEDIQRARAQVREAKATADAAATDAQRMVTLLTQNSVTQKQRDDAATALERASASLAAADQQLTRLIKGNRQEEIRASQAAVEVAQARLSQAEKALADCTVKSTATGTITTKNIEQGEMVMIGTPLATLSQLDEVWLSLYLPETKLPTVKLGQKAHIKVDGDPMRYEGLITFISSEAEFTPRNVQTPDERTKLVYRIKITLPNPRNVFKPGMPADGYL; translated from the coding sequence ATGAATACTCAAACATGGTTCAAATGCTTGCTGACTGTTCCCCTCCTCCTTACCAGTTCCTGCACTTTCAAAACGGATAAACCCGATGGCTCAGGCACCATTGAATGTACCCAGATCCGTTTGGCACCCGAAGTCGCGGGTCGTATCACCTCACTCCTCATCAATGAAGGAACCACCGTCACGAATGGCCAGATCATCGCCACCATCGATCCCCTGACTTATAAGTTCCGCTACGACGAAGCCCGTGCCGCACTCGCCCAGGGACAAGCTCAACGCGATCTGATGCTCGCCGGCAGCCGGGACGAAGATATCCAACGGGCCCGGGCTCAAGTACGGGAAGCCAAGGCCACCGCCGATGCCGCCGCCACCGATGCTCAGCGTATGGTGACCCTCCTGACGCAAAACAGCGTTACCCAGAAACAACGGGACGATGCGGCCACGGCACTGGAGCGCGCTTCCGCAAGTCTTGCCGCCGCCGACCAGCAATTGACCCGCTTGATCAAAGGCAACCGCCAGGAAGAAATCCGCGCCTCCCAAGCCGCTGTTGAAGTAGCCCAAGCCCGACTTTCCCAAGCCGAAAAAGCCCTCGCCGACTGCACGGTTAAATCAACCGCAACCGGCACCATCACCACTAAAAACATCGAACAGGGCGAAATGGTCATGATTGGCACACCACTGGCCACATTGTCACAATTAGACGAAGTCTGGCTCTCGCTCTACCTGCCGGAGACCAAACTGCCCACGGTTAAACTCGGTCAAAAAGCCCACATCAAGGTGGATGGTGACCCCATGCGATACGAGGGCCTCATCACGTTCATCTCATCTGAAGCCGAGTTCACACCGCGCAATGTGCAAACACCCGATGAACGCACCAAACTGGTCTATCGCATCAAAATCACCCTGCCAAATCCAAGGAATGTCTTTAAACCCGGCATGCCGGCTGATGGGTATCTGTGA
- a CDS encoding 3'-5' exonuclease, with protein sequence METMAIIDFETTGLSPAMGARATEIAVVLMRDGVIVARYQSLMNAGVHIPSFIEELTGISNAMVRSAPPVAEVMAAAADFIGDHPMVAHNASFDSKFWDAELGRIQRQRRQEFACSMRVARRLFPESYNHKLGTLVHFLGLPDTGVHHRAMADAEMTAHLVTRIQAELSQRFGLHHVPHKHLRAIQSASVAKLEATINRLLKATT encoded by the coding sequence ATTGAAACCATGGCCATCATCGACTTTGAGACCACGGGGCTTTCTCCGGCGATGGGTGCCAGGGCAACGGAAATTGCTGTGGTATTGATGCGGGATGGGGTGATTGTGGCGCGCTATCAAAGCCTGATGAACGCCGGGGTTCATATCCCCTCCTTTATCGAGGAGTTAACTGGTATCAGCAATGCCATGGTGCGAAGTGCGCCGCCTGTGGCTGAAGTGATGGCTGCGGCTGCAGATTTTATCGGCGATCATCCCATGGTCGCACATAATGCCTCCTTCGACAGCAAGTTCTGGGATGCGGAATTAGGCCGGATCCAGCGGCAGCGGCGCCAGGAATTTGCCTGTTCGATGCGGGTGGCGCGTCGTCTTTTTCCCGAGTCTTACAATCATAAACTGGGCACATTGGTGCACTTTCTCGGGCTTCCCGATACTGGTGTGCATCATCGGGCCATGGCGGATGCTGAAATGACCGCCCATCTGGTGACGCGAATCCAGGCGGAACTGAGTCAGCGGTTTGGTTTACATCACGTTCCACACAAACATCTGCGTGCGATTCAGTCAGCTTCAGTCGCCAAGTTGGAGGCAACCATTAACCGACTTCTGAAGGCGACAACGTAA
- a CDS encoding methyltransferase type 12: MADIRAGELEFLDQPDCDPAFASASYRFMETINGCFGGTLVVQRFLAAETVGRHVGSTLRILDIGSGSCDIPLAVSRWAGARGIPVQFTCLETAGHVVDLARGKLAMAGDPAVQLLQEDVFTHTPSVPYDYAVGSMCFHHFSDVQILALLRRLRGFVRHSVLINDLRRAPLASLGARLLLTAAAAPAGVWHDALLSIRRGFKVNELDALLQQLDRVTVSVELARWFRITAIIRFKSEARA, from the coding sequence ATGGCTGATATACGCGCTGGGGAATTGGAATTCCTGGACCAGCCGGATTGTGACCCGGCATTTGCCTCCGCCAGTTACCGTTTCATGGAGACGATCAATGGTTGTTTTGGCGGCACACTGGTCGTTCAGCGTTTTCTGGCCGCAGAAACAGTCGGACGGCACGTCGGCAGCACCCTGCGTATTTTGGATATCGGCTCGGGCAGTTGCGACATTCCGCTGGCCGTGAGCCGCTGGGCGGGTGCGCGCGGTATTCCGGTGCAGTTCACCTGTCTGGAAACCGCCGGTCATGTGGTTGACCTGGCGCGTGGGAAACTTGCCATGGCGGGAGATCCGGCGGTGCAACTGCTGCAGGAGGATGTTTTCACCCATACGCCAAGTGTGCCCTATGATTATGCAGTTGGGTCCATGTGCTTTCATCATTTCAGTGATGTCCAGATTCTTGCCCTGCTCAGGCGGCTCCGCGGGTTTGTTCGCCATAGTGTATTGATCAACGACCTCCGGCGCGCGCCACTGGCGTCACTGGGGGCGAGACTGTTGCTGACTGCAGCCGCGGCGCCGGCAGGGGTGTGGCACGATGCTTTGCTCTCCATCCGGCGCGGTTTTAAAGTCAATGAACTGGACGCCTTGTTACAGCAACTCGACCGCGTCACGGTCTCCGTGGAGCTGGCGCGCTGGTTTCGGATTACCGCCATCATCCGGTTCAAGTCTGAAGCGCGCGCATGA
- a CDS encoding alpha/beta fold hydrolase, with amino-acid sequence MEFLILKRRAKREMNDDSREFYASLSPLYHLIYPASAATPASLEYELPRRGPFGHWLLLAAWLATVGAAAASEEWRSWEVARVRLHQTRLTLLESDHVHDLDYAYRKVGEQAALVAAQQALTNQQPPLVTPGVRVEAYHSLNDDSVQPFLRYLPPGYTPTRVPPLIVYLHGYNPGIELIHNPSIPDALGRLADELGACVVAPFGRCNSDFQGVGELDVLRVMDEMCTRFNTDPQRVVLAGHSMGGLGAWCIGARHPERFSGLLVLSGRGDFYTWHQLTPADLPPWQRRLVDMQFAAAYATNLTTLPVLAWHGGADDLIPFREGRAIVALTRPYNRNITFYALPQRGHDIVEDVLLHPKTRTWLQETLRPGHAKNRPVGRRVGETGSRLQDALLQPFLFVGGTTTNQEETVRLLQNRADEWCRFTRSQPRHQTEAVMVTNLAAACHLFVFGEPETSPLVRTILERAGVQVTPTTFRIAGRTLPRTGHGLWFTGRNPLNPQLLGIVQCGRPWGETLSDNHRYDRIPDVMVYGEEADRWGYNLAVAAGFLDVQDQVQWYDPPVTPAIRQYDVKLCW; translated from the coding sequence ATGGAGTTCCTGATATTGAAAAGGCGTGCAAAAAGAGAAATGAATGATGATTCCAGGGAGTTTTACGCCAGTTTGAGTCCTCTTTACCACTTGATCTATCCCGCTTCGGCGGCCACACCCGCTTCCTTAGAATACGAGCTGCCAAGGCGTGGCCCCTTCGGCCATTGGCTGCTACTCGCCGCATGGCTGGCAACCGTTGGCGCCGCTGCGGCCAGCGAGGAATGGCGGTCATGGGAAGTGGCCAGGGTGCGCCTCCATCAGACACGTCTCACCCTGCTGGAGAGCGACCATGTCCACGACCTCGACTATGCGTATCGCAAGGTAGGCGAACAGGCCGCCCTAGTCGCCGCCCAACAAGCGCTGACCAATCAGCAACCGCCCTTGGTCACACCTGGCGTGCGCGTGGAAGCCTATCACAGTCTGAACGACGATTCCGTCCAACCCTTCCTCCGCTACCTGCCACCCGGCTACACGCCGACCCGTGTGCCGCCGTTGATTGTCTACCTGCACGGCTATAACCCAGGCATCGAGCTCATCCACAACCCCTCTATTCCGGATGCGTTGGGGCGCCTCGCCGACGAACTCGGCGCCTGCGTGGTCGCGCCGTTCGGCCGCTGTAACTCCGATTTTCAGGGGGTCGGTGAACTGGATGTCCTGCGCGTGATGGATGAGATGTGTACCCGTTTTAATACCGATCCGCAGCGTGTGGTGCTGGCGGGTCACTCCATGGGCGGTCTGGGGGCCTGGTGTATCGGGGCGCGTCACCCGGAGCGTTTCAGCGGCTTGCTGGTGCTGTCCGGCCGCGGCGATTTCTATACCTGGCACCAGCTCACCCCCGCTGATCTCCCTCCGTGGCAACGACGGCTGGTGGATATGCAGTTCGCGGCGGCCTACGCCACCAACCTGACAACCCTTCCCGTCCTAGCCTGGCACGGAGGTGCGGATGACCTGATTCCCTTCCGGGAAGGGCGCGCTATCGTGGCCCTGACCCGCCCTTACAACCGGAACATCACGTTCTACGCCCTGCCGCAGCGTGGCCACGACATTGTCGAAGACGTCTTGTTGCACCCCAAGACGCGCACCTGGCTGCAGGAGACCCTCCGGCCGGGGCACGCCAAAAACCGTCCTGTCGGACGGCGCGTAGGTGAGACTGGTAGCCGTCTGCAGGATGCTCTACTGCAACCCTTCCTCTTCGTCGGCGGCACCACCACCAATCAGGAAGAGACCGTGCGCCTGCTGCAAAACCGCGCCGACGAGTGGTGCCGCTTCACCCGCAGCCAGCCGCGCCACCAGACGGAAGCCGTCATGGTGACCAATCTGGCCGCCGCCTGCCATCTTTTTGTCTTTGGCGAGCCGGAGACCAGCCCCTTGGTGCGAACCATCCTGGAGCGTGCCGGGGTACAGGTCACTCCCACCACCTTCCGCATCGCCGGTCGTACTCTTCCCCGCACCGGCCATGGGCTCTGGTTCACCGGGCGCAACCCTCTCAACCCGCAACTTCTGGGGATTGTGCAGTGCGGCCGCCCCTGGGGTGAAACGCTGAGCGACAACCACCGCTATGACCGCATCCCGGATGTGATGGTCTACGGCGAAGAAGCCGACCGCTGGGGG